Proteins from one Cicer arietinum cultivar CDC Frontier isolate Library 1 chromosome 3, Cicar.CDCFrontier_v2.0, whole genome shotgun sequence genomic window:
- the LOC101507254 gene encoding splicing factor 3B subunit 6-like protein, translating into MTTISLRKGNTCLPPEVNRVLYVRNLPFNITSEEMYDIFGKYGVIRQIRMGNTRGTTFVVYEDIYDAKTAVDHLSGFNIANRYLIVLYYQHAKMSKKFDQKKKEDEIACMQEKYGVTTKDK; encoded by the coding sequence ATGACAACAATCAGTCTTCGGAAGGGAAACACATGTCTTCCACCGGAAGTTAACCGCGTCCTCTATGTTCGCAACCTTCCCTTCAACATAACAAGCGAAGAAATGTACGATATATTCGGCAAATACGGCGTGATTCGTCAGATCCGAATGGGAAACACGCGCGGCACAACTTTCGTCGTTTACGAAGACATTTACGACGCTAAAACCGCTGTCGATCATCTCTCTGGTTTCAACATTGCTAATCGTTATCTCATCGTTCTTTATTATCAGCATGCTAAGATGAGTAAGAAGTTTGAtcagaagaagaaggaagatgAGATTGCTTGTATGCAAGAGAAGTACGGTGTTACTACTAAAGACAAGTAG